The DNA segment AATACTAAAAATCAAAACCCAAAATTAATAAATGAACCAAAATGAATAGATTAAAAAAAATCACTCTATCCTTGATTACTTTAATTGGTGCAAACGCCATTGCCCAAGAATTCAGTTCCGATGTCCAAATTAGACCTCGTTATGAATATACCAACGGGTTTGGAACTTTGTTGACGCCCACGACGGAACATACTTCGTTTATCGGAAATCGCACCCGAATTAACTTCAATTTTAATGATGCCAAATTGAAAATAAAATTGTCGCTTCAGAATGTGCATACTTGGGGAGATGCCGCAACAAGTACCGTGACCAGCAAAAACGGGATAGCAGCCTTTGAAGCCTGGGCCGAATATAATCTTACCGAAAAATGGAGTGCCAAATTGGGGCGTCAGCCTTTGTCTTATGACAATCAAAGGGTTATGGGAGGATTGGATTGGGCAAATCAAGGACGCAGTTTTGATGCCGCTTTAATCAAATACAAAGGCGCAAAAAGCCAATTCGACTTGGGTTTTGCCCTCAACGCCGATTCTGAAGCAAAAGTAGCTCCGGCAACACCTTATACTACTGATGTTTTCAAGGACATGCAATATGCTTGGTACCACACGAACATTAAAAAACTTGGCGTAAGTTTATTGGCGTTGAATGTTGGAAAAGAATACTTGAAAACCCCGACGGAAGTTGGATTGAACTATTTCCAGACTTTTGGGACTTATGGCAAATACGCTGGCGCAAAACTGGGTGTTGATTACAGTTTATACGGGCAAACGGGTAAAATTGGCAACAACATCGTTTCGGCTTGGGAAGCAGCCTTAAATGTGGGATATGCATTCTCGCCAAAATTCAAGGCTACGGCGGGTTATGAATTCCTGTCCGGAAAAGATCAAGGATCTTCTTCGACTATGGTGAAATCTTTTTCCCCAATATTTGGTACAAACCATGGCTTCAATGGTTTCATGGATTATTTCTATGTGGGGAATCACGCCAATTCCGTGGGCTTGAATGATATTTCATTAAAATTGGATTTCCCGATCAAAAAAGTGAATGTATCAGTTGCTCCCCACTTTTTCTCGGCACCAAACAAAATTATTTCAGGTGGAGTAGAACAAGATGCTTATCTAGGAACCGAAATCGATTTGACGGCGGTTTACAAAGTCTATAAAGACATCACCCTGACGGCAGGATATTCACAAATGTTCGCCACAGATTCCATGGTGGTGCTGAAAGGTGGAACAGGATTAAACGACATTACCAATAACTGGGCTTATGTGATGGTAAACATCAATCCACAAATTTTCACGACAAAAAAATAAGCAACTAACTAATTCAATGGAGAGAGGCCGTGGTATTTTTATCACGGTCTTTTTTATGGGTAAATCTCATTGGGATTTTACACGAATTGCACCAATTTGCACGAAATGTATTTTGTTTTAAGCAGTTGAAATTCGTGTAATTTTAAAATCATTTTAATTCGTGATAATTGGTGGAATTCGTGTCTAATTATTTTTAAGGGTCTTTTTTGTTTCGGCTACCAATAAATGAATTTTGAATTGTATTTTTGGATTTCTAAAACACAAATCCCATGATTTCAGTTCAAGACGCTTTTTCAATATTGCAAAATAATTTGCCGACACTTCGCCAAGTTGAATATTCGTTGATCCAAGCCAGAAAACATGTTTTGGCCGAGGAAATTTTCTCTCCCATCAATATGCCTCCGTTTCGACAATCGGCGATGGATGGCTATGCGATTTGTCTTTTTGAGGGTTTGGAGTATGAAATCATTGGCGAAATCAAGGCCGGCGATTCCCATTTGGTGCAATTGTTGCCGGGTCAAGCCCTGAAAATATTCACGGGAGCTGCCGTTCCAGATTCGGCGCAAGCGGTGATCCAAATCGAAAAGGTTACCGAAAAAGACGGTCGATTGTATCTTGAAGAAGTCGTTAAACCGGAAACAAATGTAAGACCCGTTGGCGAACAAATTTCGGTAGGTGAATTGGCTCTCGAAAAAGGAACTTTGCTCAACGCTGCCGCCATCGGATTTTTGGCAGGATTGGGATTCACTTCGGCCACGGTTTTCAAGAAACCAAACGTTGGAATTGT comes from the Flavobacterium limnophilum genome and includes:
- a CDS encoding alginate export family protein, with product MNRLKKITLSLITLIGANAIAQEFSSDVQIRPRYEYTNGFGTLLTPTTEHTSFIGNRTRINFNFNDAKLKIKLSLQNVHTWGDAATSTVTSKNGIAAFEAWAEYNLTEKWSAKLGRQPLSYDNQRVMGGLDWANQGRSFDAALIKYKGAKSQFDLGFALNADSEAKVAPATPYTTDVFKDMQYAWYHTNIKKLGVSLLALNVGKEYLKTPTEVGLNYFQTFGTYGKYAGAKLGVDYSLYGQTGKIGNNIVSAWEAALNVGYAFSPKFKATAGYEFLSGKDQGSSSTMVKSFSPIFGTNHGFNGFMDYFYVGNHANSVGLNDISLKLDFPIKKVNVSVAPHFFSAPNKIISGGVEQDAYLGTEIDLTAVYKVYKDITLTAGYSQMFATDSMVVLKGGTGLNDITNNWAYVMVNINPQIFTTKK